A segment of the Streptomyces sp. NBC_00376 genome:
TGGTCCGACACCAGACCTTTGGCACGAGGACTACGTGAATTATTTCCAACTCACCAGCAACACAAGTCAATTCAAAGGTGCTGGAAGTGATGTTTGCGGACATGATCGCAGTCGGTGGTTACGTCCCGAGGGCTGTCGGCCCAGCGGCCCGCACCCCGCCGCGACCGTCCATGTGGTCAGCCATGTCCGTTCTCGCCCTCGTCCGTCTTCCCGTCCGTCGCGGAAGACCAGTGCTCCAGCAGGAAGTGCAGGGCCTCGACGGACCGCTCCCAGGACGCCTGTACGTCGCGGGGCGCACCGAAGCCGCCGCTCGCCTCCAGGGCGCAGTAGCCGTGGAAGGTGCTGCGCAACAGCCGCACCGCGTCCGTGAGATCGGGCTCACCCAGGCCGTAGGCGCGCAGCATCGCGCCCGTGGTCTCGATGGTGCGGTGGTACGCGGTGGACTGCGCGACGATCTCGGGGTCGACCCGCATCTGCGTGGCCTCGTACCTCCCTGGCCGCTCCAGCGCGAAGGCCCGGTAGGCGTCGGCGAACCCGACCAGGGCGTCCTTCCCGGCCCGGCCCGCGACGGCGGCGGAGATGCGGTCGATGAACTCCCCGGCGGCCAGCAGCGCAACCCGGGTGCGCAGATCGTGCAGATTCCTGACGTGCGAATACAGACTGGCGTCCTTGACCCCGAAGCCGCGGGCCAGCGCGGAGATCGTGACCTTGTCGAAGCCGATGGAGTCGGCCAGATCGGCCGCCGCCTCCACCACTCGTTCGGTCGTGAGTCCCGCCCGAACCATCCGCCACCTCCGCCATCGCGCCTAGGCAACCTAGGCAGTTACCTAATATACACAGGTTCCGCCATCCGGACGATGCCGGACAGACCGTTCCCGCGCCCCGTATCCATACTGAAGATCCCGGCATCCCTGAAGCTCCTGGCATCCCCCGGACAGATTGCCGAGCACACAGATGAGCGGCACTGCACACATCGGCGTCACAGGGCTCGCGGTCATGGGCCGCAACCTCGCCCTCAACGGATTCACGGTCGCGGTGCACAACCGGACGACCGCGAAGGCGGACGCGCTGGTCGAGGAGTTCGGCGACGAGGGCTCCTTCGTTCCCGCGCACACCCCGCAGGAGTTCGTCGCGGCGCTGGAAAGTCCGCGTAGGCTCGTCATCGTGGTGAAGGCAGGCGATCCCACCGATGCCGTGATCCAGGAGTTCGCCCCGCTCCTCGAAGAAGGCGACGTCATCATCGACGACGGCAACGCCCACTTCGGTGACACCCGCAGGCGGGAGAAGGAGCTGCGCCGGCGCGGGATCCACTTCGTCGGTGTCGGCATCTCGGGCGGCGAGGAGGGCGCGCTGAACGGGCCGAGCATCATGCCGGGCGGTTCGGCCGAGTCGTACGAGTCGCCGGGGCCGCTGCTGGAGAGGATCGCCGGCAAGGCGAAGGACGGCACCCCATGCACCACCCACATCGGTCCCGACGGGGCCGACCACTTCGTGAAGATGGTCCACAACGTCGCATAGTTTGGCGAAGCCGCAGTTCAGGGCCATGCTCACGGGTGCTCAGTATTCACTGCGACACTTCTTCGCCTCGAACTGCCTGTCCAAGGGTGTTCCGATCACCGACGTCGCAGAGTGGATGGGGCACGGCAACATCAACGTGACTTTCAGGATCTACCGCCACCTCATGCCGGCCTCGGCAGGTCGGGCGGCTCGGCTCCTCAACGAGGGAATATGAAAAGCTTGAAGATGAAGGGCCGGGCTTGCGCCCGGCCCTTCATGCGGTCTTCTGCTGTTGGGCCCACCGGTCGAGGTCGGCCACCTTGAACTTCAGTTTGCCCCCCGAAGTAGTACCTGAGGATGCCGCGCCTTCGGGACTCTTCGGTACATCCAACGTCCCGTCATGTCCAGATAGACCGCTGCGCTGGCGACTCCGATGTAACAGCGCTCCATTCGCCTTCTCCTCACTTGGTTCGAAGAAAGCTATATCCGCACTCCTCGGCCGCGCCAAACCGCCCTTACCATGAAATACGCAGCCGACGAACTACGAGGGGCTGGACGATCCAGGCGGGCACCGGCCAGCCCGCGAGCGCGACACCGCCGTGCGATTCACCCTCAGAGATCACCACTACGCGGTGCTATGACACGCGCTGGCTGTGCGTCTCCGCACCAGGCCTGAATGTGACACCGCCGGGGCCCGCTCCGCATGGACCAAACGGTCGTACCACAGAGCGCGAACGACCATCCGGGGATCATTTGCGACACCATGACAGCCTCCCAGTCCGCGATCGTCTGTACCTCGTAAGCTCAGTAGCCCGTTCCATCATGGTGGCCGGCCGAACTGCCGAAGACCACGAAACCGGAAGCAGGCAGAGCCGCAATGAGCAGCACAGCGCAGATCGGTGTCACGGGACTTGCCGTCATGGGACGCAATCTGGCCCGGAATTTCGCACGCAACGGATACACCGTTGCTGTACACAACCGCACGGTGGCTCGCACCCACGAACTCGTCGAACGGTTTGGCAGTGAGGGTGATTTCATCGCGACCGAGAGTGCCGAGGAATTCGTGGCAGCCCTGGAAAGACCACGACGTCTGGTCGTCATGGTGAAGGCCGGAGAGGCCACGGACGCAGTGATC
Coding sequences within it:
- a CDS encoding TetR/AcrR family transcriptional regulator; the protein is MVRAGLTTERVVEAAADLADSIGFDKVTISALARGFGVKDASLYSHVRNLHDLRTRVALLAAGEFIDRISAAVAGRAGKDALVGFADAYRAFALERPGRYEATQMRVDPEIVAQSTAYHRTIETTGAMLRAYGLGEPDLTDAVRLLRSTFHGYCALEASGGFGAPRDVQASWERSVEALHFLLEHWSSATDGKTDEGENGHG
- a CDS encoding tyrosine-type recombinase/integrase — encoded protein: MLTGAQYSLRHFFASNCLSKGVPITDVAEWMGHGNINVTFRIYRHLMPASAGRAARLLNEGI